One window from the genome of Magnolia sinica isolate HGM2019 chromosome 4, MsV1, whole genome shotgun sequence encodes:
- the LOC131243032 gene encoding uncharacterized protein LOC131243032 isoform X2: protein MLQTPTTISSKSYHHYYSASDLTGVSISENCKDVDIVSITMAENLDSEMATDHRLKERVLANSRIRAQDDGCLDYDSGIDNVSVSSSSAFEFQKAERAPHRLPFTPFSKPAPSKWDDAQKWIASPSSNRPKTGQSQVQGGQATTRKTGLLGNRQSATKVVVEVPDQRVVAAEEVDTKRIDPNQAKRVNWVPDPYPVADSYVKPALIIENSVADSAISLSRHDSSVSLHSATTYIPPPSTVRSVSMRDMGTEMTPIASQEPSRTGTPVRATTPIRSPNSSRPSTPRRAAPASSPVASVHCQDDLNKKELSEKELQMKTRQEIMVLGTQLGKMNIAAWASKEEEDKDASTSLKTVAADQLAKSVIETRAAAWEEAEKAKYMARFKREEIKIQAWENHQKAKTEAEMRKIEVEVERMRGRAHDRLMNKLAAARHKAEEKRAAAEAKRNRQASRTEQQAEYIRRTGRIPSSFSCWNWCF, encoded by the exons ATGCTACAGACGCCAACAACTATCTCTAGCAAGAGTTACCATCATTACTACTCAGCCAGCGACCTTACAG GCGTTAGCATTTCTGAGAACTGCAAAGATGTAGACATTGTAAGCATAACAATGGCCGAGAATTTAGACTCTGAGATGGCCACCGATCATAGATTGAAAGAACGTGTTTTAGCTAATTCAAGAATTAGAGCTCAAGACGATGGTTGTCTGGATTATGATAGTGGCATCGACAATGTGAGTGTGTCATCGTCATCAGCCTTTGAGTTTCAGAAGGCAGaacgggccccacataggttgCCTTTCACACCGTTCTCCAAACCGGCACCATCAAAATGGGATGATGCGCAGAAGTGGATTGCAAGTCCCTCATCGAACCGGCCAAAAACCGGGCAATCTCAGGTACAGGGAGGGCAGGCAACGACTCGGAAAACGGGTTTGCTTGGGAATCGACAATCTGCTACGAAGGTTGTCGTTGAAGTTCCAGACCAGAGGGTCGTTGCTGCAGAAGAGGTGGATACGAAaaggattgatccaaatcaagctAAGAGGGTGAATTGGGTGCCTGATCCTTACCCAGTGGCAGATTCGTATGTGAAGCCTGCACTCATAATAGAGAATTCAGTTGCAGATTCAGCGA TTAGTCTGAGTCGGCATGATTCATCCGTATCTCTCCATAGTGCTACAACATATATTCCACCTCCATCAACAGTTAGGTCTGTGTCCATGAGAGACATGGGTACTGAAATGACTCCTATTGCTAGCCAAGAGCCTTCTAGGACTGGAACTCCTGTGAGAGCAACGACACCAATACGCAGCCCCAATTCTTCAAGGCCGTCCACTCCCAGAAGAGCCGCACCAGCTTCATCTCCTGTTGCTTCAGTTCATTGCCAAGATGATCTTAACAAAAAGGAGCTGTCAGAGAAAGAACTACAGATGAAAACTAGACAAGAGATCATGGTTCTTGGAACACAGCTTGGGAAAATGAATATTGCAGCCTGGGCAAGTAAAGAAGAGGAGGACAAAGATGCATCGACTTCACTTAAGACTGTTGCTGCGGACCAGCTGGCTAAAAGTGTCATCGAGACCCGTGCAGCAGCTTGGGAGGAGGCAGAGAAAGCCAAGTACATGGCCAG GTTTAAACGTGAAGAAATCAAAATACAAGCATGGGAAAATCATCAAAAAGCAAAGACAGAAGCCGAAATGAGGAAAATTGag GTTGAGGTGGAGAGAATGAGGGGGCGGGCCCATGATAGGCTGATGAACAAGCTAGCAGCGGCAAGACACAAAGCCGAAGAGAAGCGTGCAGCGGCAGAAGCCAAAAGAAACAGGCAAGCTTCAAGAACCGAACAGCAAGCAGAGTACATCCGAAGAACCGGCCGCATCCCATCATCATTTTCTTGCTGGAATTGGTGCTTTTAA
- the LOC131243032 gene encoding uncharacterized protein LOC131243032 isoform X1, which yields MDYERIEKQGAGGFSPSKLRMMLLGVEKKRKEEEDIVSASVAAFSLRSEGAEMDDRGVSISENCKDVDIVSITMAENLDSEMATDHRLKERVLANSRIRAQDDGCLDYDSGIDNVSVSSSSAFEFQKAERAPHRLPFTPFSKPAPSKWDDAQKWIASPSSNRPKTGQSQVQGGQATTRKTGLLGNRQSATKVVVEVPDQRVVAAEEVDTKRIDPNQAKRVNWVPDPYPVADSYVKPALIIENSVADSAISLSRHDSSVSLHSATTYIPPPSTVRSVSMRDMGTEMTPIASQEPSRTGTPVRATTPIRSPNSSRPSTPRRAAPASSPVASVHCQDDLNKKELSEKELQMKTRQEIMVLGTQLGKMNIAAWASKEEEDKDASTSLKTVAADQLAKSVIETRAAAWEEAEKAKYMARFKREEIKIQAWENHQKAKTEAEMRKIEVEVERMRGRAHDRLMNKLAAARHKAEEKRAAAEAKRNRQASRTEQQAEYIRRTGRIPSSFSCWNWCF from the exons ATGGATTACGAAAGGATCGAAAAAC AGGGAGCAGGAGGATTCTCTCCAAGCAAACTAAGGATGATGCTTCTGGGAgtggagaagaagaggaaggaagaggaagatattGTGTCGGCATCAGTGGCGGCATTCTCGTTGAGATCAGAAGGTGCTGAGATGGATGATAGAG GCGTTAGCATTTCTGAGAACTGCAAAGATGTAGACATTGTAAGCATAACAATGGCCGAGAATTTAGACTCTGAGATGGCCACCGATCATAGATTGAAAGAACGTGTTTTAGCTAATTCAAGAATTAGAGCTCAAGACGATGGTTGTCTGGATTATGATAGTGGCATCGACAATGTGAGTGTGTCATCGTCATCAGCCTTTGAGTTTCAGAAGGCAGaacgggccccacataggttgCCTTTCACACCGTTCTCCAAACCGGCACCATCAAAATGGGATGATGCGCAGAAGTGGATTGCAAGTCCCTCATCGAACCGGCCAAAAACCGGGCAATCTCAGGTACAGGGAGGGCAGGCAACGACTCGGAAAACGGGTTTGCTTGGGAATCGACAATCTGCTACGAAGGTTGTCGTTGAAGTTCCAGACCAGAGGGTCGTTGCTGCAGAAGAGGTGGATACGAAaaggattgatccaaatcaagctAAGAGGGTGAATTGGGTGCCTGATCCTTACCCAGTGGCAGATTCGTATGTGAAGCCTGCACTCATAATAGAGAATTCAGTTGCAGATTCAGCGA TTAGTCTGAGTCGGCATGATTCATCCGTATCTCTCCATAGTGCTACAACATATATTCCACCTCCATCAACAGTTAGGTCTGTGTCCATGAGAGACATGGGTACTGAAATGACTCCTATTGCTAGCCAAGAGCCTTCTAGGACTGGAACTCCTGTGAGAGCAACGACACCAATACGCAGCCCCAATTCTTCAAGGCCGTCCACTCCCAGAAGAGCCGCACCAGCTTCATCTCCTGTTGCTTCAGTTCATTGCCAAGATGATCTTAACAAAAAGGAGCTGTCAGAGAAAGAACTACAGATGAAAACTAGACAAGAGATCATGGTTCTTGGAACACAGCTTGGGAAAATGAATATTGCAGCCTGGGCAAGTAAAGAAGAGGAGGACAAAGATGCATCGACTTCACTTAAGACTGTTGCTGCGGACCAGCTGGCTAAAAGTGTCATCGAGACCCGTGCAGCAGCTTGGGAGGAGGCAGAGAAAGCCAAGTACATGGCCAG GTTTAAACGTGAAGAAATCAAAATACAAGCATGGGAAAATCATCAAAAAGCAAAGACAGAAGCCGAAATGAGGAAAATTGag GTTGAGGTGGAGAGAATGAGGGGGCGGGCCCATGATAGGCTGATGAACAAGCTAGCAGCGGCAAGACACAAAGCCGAAGAGAAGCGTGCAGCGGCAGAAGCCAAAAGAAACAGGCAAGCTTCAAGAACCGAACAGCAAGCAGAGTACATCCGAAGAACCGGCCGCATCCCATCATCATTTTCTTGCTGGAATTGGTGCTTTTAA
- the LOC131243032 gene encoding uncharacterized protein LOC131243032 isoform X3 — translation MDYERIEKQGAGGFSPSKLRMMLLGVEKKRKEEEDIVSASVAAFSLRSEGAEMDDRGVSISENCKDVDIVSITMAENLDSEMATDHRLKERVLANSRIRAQDDGCLDYDSGIDNVSVSSSSAFEFQKAERAPHRLPFTPFSKPAPSKWDDAQKWIASPSSNRPKTGQSQVQGGQATTRKTGLLGNRQSATKVVVEVPDQRVVAAEEVDTKRIDPNQAKRVNWVPDPYPVADSYVKPALIIENSVADSAISLSRHDSSVSLHSATTYIPPPSTVRSVSMRDMGTEMTPIASQEPSRTGTPVRATTPIRSPNSSRPSTPRRAAPASSPVASVHCQDDLNKKELSEKELQMKTRQEIMVLGTQLGKMNIAAWASKEEEDKDASTSLKTVAADQLAKSVIETRAAAWEEAEKAKYMAR, via the exons ATGGATTACGAAAGGATCGAAAAAC AGGGAGCAGGAGGATTCTCTCCAAGCAAACTAAGGATGATGCTTCTGGGAgtggagaagaagaggaaggaagaggaagatattGTGTCGGCATCAGTGGCGGCATTCTCGTTGAGATCAGAAGGTGCTGAGATGGATGATAGAG GCGTTAGCATTTCTGAGAACTGCAAAGATGTAGACATTGTAAGCATAACAATGGCCGAGAATTTAGACTCTGAGATGGCCACCGATCATAGATTGAAAGAACGTGTTTTAGCTAATTCAAGAATTAGAGCTCAAGACGATGGTTGTCTGGATTATGATAGTGGCATCGACAATGTGAGTGTGTCATCGTCATCAGCCTTTGAGTTTCAGAAGGCAGaacgggccccacataggttgCCTTTCACACCGTTCTCCAAACCGGCACCATCAAAATGGGATGATGCGCAGAAGTGGATTGCAAGTCCCTCATCGAACCGGCCAAAAACCGGGCAATCTCAGGTACAGGGAGGGCAGGCAACGACTCGGAAAACGGGTTTGCTTGGGAATCGACAATCTGCTACGAAGGTTGTCGTTGAAGTTCCAGACCAGAGGGTCGTTGCTGCAGAAGAGGTGGATACGAAaaggattgatccaaatcaagctAAGAGGGTGAATTGGGTGCCTGATCCTTACCCAGTGGCAGATTCGTATGTGAAGCCTGCACTCATAATAGAGAATTCAGTTGCAGATTCAGCGA TTAGTCTGAGTCGGCATGATTCATCCGTATCTCTCCATAGTGCTACAACATATATTCCACCTCCATCAACAGTTAGGTCTGTGTCCATGAGAGACATGGGTACTGAAATGACTCCTATTGCTAGCCAAGAGCCTTCTAGGACTGGAACTCCTGTGAGAGCAACGACACCAATACGCAGCCCCAATTCTTCAAGGCCGTCCACTCCCAGAAGAGCCGCACCAGCTTCATCTCCTGTTGCTTCAGTTCATTGCCAAGATGATCTTAACAAAAAGGAGCTGTCAGAGAAAGAACTACAGATGAAAACTAGACAAGAGATCATGGTTCTTGGAACACAGCTTGGGAAAATGAATATTGCAGCCTGGGCAAGTAAAGAAGAGGAGGACAAAGATGCATCGACTTCACTTAAGACTGTTGCTGCGGACCAGCTGGCTAAAAGTGTCATCGAGACCCGTGCAGCAGCTTGGGAGGAGGCAGAGAAAGCCAAGTACATGGCCAG ATGA